The Rattus norvegicus strain BN/NHsdMcwi chromosome 20, GRCr8, whole genome shotgun sequence genomic interval GCTGGAGAGGctcctcagtggttaagagcgctggctgctttTCAAGAGGTcccaggttcggttcccaacACCGatggggcagctcacaaccatccattactccagttccagggggcaCCAGGTACTCATGTAGTTCACATATATACCTGCAGACCAAATACTCATATATAAGATTAAAataagggctggcaagatggctcagtggttaagagcgctgactgctttcccagaggtcctgagttcaaatctcagcaaccacatggtgactcacaaccaactgtaatgagatctgctgccctcttctggtgtgtctgaagacagctacagtgtactcatatataattaattaattaattaattaaaaaaagaatactggATGCTAGTGAGTGCTGCCTGGAACAGAAATAATAAAGTTAATAactttagaataaaaaaaaattggggttggggatttggctcagtggtagagcgcttgcctagtaagcacaaggtcctgggttccgtccccagctccaaaaaaaaaaaaaagaaaagaaaagaaaaaaaaagttaaaaaaaatcaactaaaaactaaaacaaaaatgaccaaaaatgaaaattatagaaACAACTGGTAATGTTTTACTGAGAATCTGCTATATACCAAATATTATAATTGTTCTGCTTACTATAACATATAAACCACTACCATTATAGACAGAAGAAAACTAATAGATTAGGCTCCTTGCCTGAGCAGCACAGGCAATAAAGACTGGAGTTAGTCGGAAGCAGCTGTTTATTAGATGCCTGCCAGGGTTGGAAGATTTATGACGTGATGCCTCCTCATGCTGTTCCTTCACGGGAGTGGGGGTGTCTCCCAAGTTCCCAGCCTTACCTTTATCGCTCTATTAGATGACGCCGCTTCCTCTGTTGAATCCTGCCAAGCAAAGTCAAGTTGAAGCCCCCACGGCTTTCATCTTACTCACTGTGGCGGGGTCTCCCAATCAGCCAGCGCTCCCTGATACGCAGTTTCCCTGGCCAGCGACTCTCCGGATCCCTACAGGCTATTCCCACCTTACACGTCACGTGGGTCCTGGAgatctgaactttggtcctcaCACCTGCATAGCAAACGCTTCTGTCACTAAGCCATCTAGGGGACCTTTCGGGTTTATATCAAAGCTTCTTAGGAGCCGTTTAAGCTGCTTTGTAATTCGCATTTTTCTCTATGCTGATGGACCATGTGCGGTTCAAGGCTTGTATACATAAGGGCCCAGCCTTTCTCAGGGGCGCTCAGTCTTCTCCATTGCTACAATGATTCGTGTTTTATCTAACCAACCTCTCCATTGACTTCAGGAAACATCTTCAATGGGTAAATCTGCATTTATTCTGTGAGTGAGGGTTTCAAGATGATACAAGACAGGGTTTCCGTGGCTGTTGGAACTTGCTTTTGTAGACCAGGTAGGccacgaactcacagagatccgcctgcctctgcttcatgaGTCTTCagattaaaggggtgtgccaaCACACCCCCAGCTTGGATGATTCAATTCTAGTGGTGGCTTTGCTAGGTCAAAAAACAATCACGTTAAAATTGTttgtggagggttggggatttagctcagtggtagagtgcttgcctagcaagcacaaggccctgggttcggtccccagctccgaaaaaaaaaagaaaagaaaaaaaattgtttgtggaaactgaggcaggaggattgggagtttaCAGCCTCCTCCACGACCACTCCCAATCCTTCTACCTTTGCCTCTTCCAAGGGCATGCAGAGTTACAGGCCCATGTGCCAgattcatcttttttctttcctcctcctcttcctcctcctcttcttcctcctcctcttcctcttcttcctcctcctcctccttcaacatttgtttattttatgtatgtgagtacactatagctgtcttcagacacaccagaagagggcaggaggtcccattacagatggttgtgagccaccatgtggttgctggaattgaactcaggacctctggaagagcagtcagtgctcttaaccactgagctatctctccagccccttcttttctttctaaagaagattattatttttaagttctgTGTCCAGGTGCTACAAAGGCGCAGAAGGGGACATttgatccccctggaactggagttacaggaattttattctttttactgTTAGATTTCTGAACAGCTTAAAGGGACAGGaggtagaaaagaaaacagactgatTTCAACTGATTTCAATAGTTTATTTCAGACACAGTGTTAGAGGAGCATCTGCCCAAAAAGGAAGCGGGTACTTGGGTTTATCTAGGAGGTTTGCGGAATGGGAAGTTAAGCGCTGCATCTGGGGCTATGTGCAAGTCTTCAATTTCTCCCTCCTGGAGAAAAGGCCATTTTATCTTTAGAAACTGCCTTGCCTTGGCTGAGAGTTAAGTAACAGCagtgagggaggggctggagtTCCACTATAGGGTCTTGGTCAGGATCTGGTTCCAGGTTTATTCTAACATTTACAACCAAGACAACGACAGAGTACTTTCATTGTTAAAAGGTGacttttaggggctggggatttagctcagtggtagagcgcttacctaggaagcgcaaggccctgggttcggtccccagctccgaaaaaaagaaccaaaaaaaaaaaaaaaaggtgacttTTATTATTACTGCTGTGTGTGAGTGCCGGAAGGAAGAGGCCAGGATGCCCAGCTCCATGGCACAGGAATGGAAGTCAGTTGTCTTTCCCTCTGCTCAGGTCACAGCACAGCAAGGCCTttcccaactgagccatctcagcagcctgCGACTTTCTTTAAAATACCTAATAAAGCATCACCAAGTCCTTACATGGCCCCACCATTTTTGCCCTTGGTAAATGTGTTTCTCATCAGCACTGGGACTTCCTTGTGCCGTTTTCTTATTCTTGTTGGGCTTGATAGTGATGTAAGAATAACAGAATTTGCCCCCATAAGAATTGgagagggattggggatttaggtcagtggtagagcgcttgcctagcaagcgcaaggccctgggttccggtccccagctccggaaaaaaaaaaaaaatggagaaccTCTAGATGACCTTAGTTGCTgtcattccttcctttcccttgtcTTGTCTATGATAAATTCATAAGTCAGATCAGGGCAAACGagagctttcttttaaaaattgtaatataATCTTCTAACTCCCGGGGAGTTGGAagggctgaggaggaagagattAAGATTGATTGtgcgaggggttggggatttagctcagtggtagagcgcttgcctaggaagcgtaaggccctgggttcggtccccagctccgaaaaaaagaaccaaaaaaaaaaaaaaaaaaaaaaaaaaagattgattgtGCGGGTTGGGGgatggtggagagatggctcagcagttaagtacactgggctgttcttccaaagggcccgggttcaatttctagcacccatatggtagctcacagctgtctgtaattccagttctaggggactctgacctcacagacATTTTGATTGATTGAGCATTTAGTAGCCAAATAAGGGCGATTGTGTTGATCCTCGACTCATGAAAACTCTCTGCACTGTGCATTATCTCAGTTTTGTGGAAAACAGCACAGGTCAAGAAATCCAGTTTTGAGGTCTCTAAGTCTAACATACCACCACTGAGCTGCTGTAGCGCGTCTCCGATAGGAGACCCTGGAGCTCCTCCAGATTGGGTGCCTCCTCCTGTCTAGCCCTGACTGAGATTAGCTTTAGCTTCACAAGGGAGAGAGGCGCGGAACCAAATGGTCTGGCTTAGGGTGTTCCTAGGGAATCCTAATGAAAAGTCACTGTCTCTCGGCCGGCCTTCTTGCGGTGCCTTTCGGGAACTGTAGTCAGACCCTCCTCACAGTGCTCCAATGTAGACTAGGAGAGGACTACAATTCCCAGTATGCCACGCGACAGGCGCGTACATTGCCTATTCTAATCCCCTTTACTCTTGACACTTTTTCTGCGCTCCCTTCTCTTTGGGCTGCTTTTTGGCTGGGTCCTGTCTGTGAAGTTCTCCGCGGTTCTCCCACGTTTTAgaattttcatcttttatttccaGGAGTCAATGCGAGACATTAGCTCTGATTAGGCGACGGCTGGTGACCCGGGGTGCGCGGAGGGGATCCGAGTGGTGAGGGGGTGTGAGAGGggtcagggagggagagagttgaGTGAGAGGTGGTGTGAAAGGAAAGCTGGGGAGAAGTGAGGAGCTCGGAAGCGTGTGTCTCAGTGAGAGGGGTGAAGCTGgctcggggggtggggggaagggataGAAAGATATTTAGGTTGGTAAGCGTGGAGGCAGTTTATAACCGTGTCCCCAGATGAGAGCGCTAAGTACTTGACAGATTTATAGTGATTTGACCAGGAGGGTGGACAAGAGAGAAGCTTAGGCTCAAACAAGCATCTTTGTCACTGCTTAGGTCAACTAGAGACATCATTGATAATGCAAAACACTTTTGCAAGTAGGACACAACAAGTAATTCAGTCACTTTTGTACACACCAGTGAGGATCTGGATTTGATCCTCAGGACCATACACAAAATGAGAATAATCTCACCCCCTGGAGACTGAAAAAAGGCTGAACTTAAAGGCAGATGTGGGATGAAAAACCTGGTGGCCACTTGTGACATCGAGGTCACAAAGATGGGTCAGGGGTTCAAatccatccttggctacatagcaagttcaaggccatcctgagctgCATGATGAAGAAGCAGGACACGAAGGGTTTGGGAGGAATGAGTGGCACCAGACAGGAAAGTACAGAAAGTGAACCTGATAGATCTGGAGTCATAGATCTGGAGTGATATGGGTCATGCGGGAGTTCTGACACTTGTCCCTCTCAGGTGATGGAGATCACCCCCGCGAGGGGTGGACTGAACCGAGCACACCTACAATGCAGGAATCTACAGGAGTTCTTAGGCGGCCTGAGCCCTGGGGTGCTGGACCGATTGTATGGACACCCTGCCACTTGTCTGGCTGTCTTCAGGTGAGGGGCGTTTGGAGAGTGTAACGGGGCCTGCAGACTGAAGTTAGTTATCATGGAGGAGAGGCTTACCTCAGTGAGTACCAGGGTGTTAGACAGTGTGTCAATCCAAAACAGAGGTTGTGGGGGCAGCGGGACTGGTAAGGATGTGGGAGATGGCGTGAGACATTTGAGAGGCAGATGTTGCAgggtatttgatcacattgtgaaccccaAGGTTATGAACCAGAAAAACCTTGTATTGTGGTTCAGTCCTACCATACACCTTTTAGCCAAGGGGCCAGGCAGATAAGGGCAGAGATGCAGGTGTGAGGTTGCTTCTGATAACATTGGCCTCTGAACCTTACAGGGAGCTCCCTTCCTTGGCTAAGAACTGGGTGATGAGAATGCTCTTTCTGGAGCAGCCTCTACCACAGGCTGCCGTGGCCCTGTGGGTGAAGAAGGAGTTCAGCAAGTGAGTCCTGTGCAAGCGTCATTTCTCAAATTGCTTTTGTTTGGAACACTGccagggtgcacacacacaggagctggGGATCAGATCTAGGGCCTTTCAACAGACTCTGCCCTACACAAGGAAAACCCTCCAGAATACACTTGCAGTGGTTTCCATGGTGCAGAGTTGTGATCTCTCTAGCTGTATACTaattagaacaaaacaaacaaaaagaccaaaggaagaaaggaaaaaagtagCCAGCGAAgtagggaggtagagacaggaaacaGTAGATTGTAAGGTTACATTGCAAGTTTGATACATTGTAAGGTCGAGGCTGTCCCAGGCTTCATAGGACCCcttctgaaacaaaacaaatgggggaggggggattgacttagaaaacaaaacagagaaaccaACAACAATCAAAACTAGCTATGTTGTCCTTAGCATTGTAGTGCAGGTTGCCTCACCCAGTGCATGTTGCTTCCCTCTGCAACACTGTTCCAAGGACTGCCATTGGGGGAGAGAGAGCTCCCTGGAGGTCTCCTTTCTATTCATGACACCTCACCCAACTCTGCTTCCGTCCAGGGCTCAGGAGGAAAGTACCGGGCTGTTGAGTGGCCTCCGTATTTGGCATACCCAGCTGCTCCCCGGTGGACTCCAGGGCCTCATCTTGAACCCTGTCTTCCGCCAGAACCTCCGAATTGCTCTTCTGGGTGGGTACGTCATTCCCTTCTCTTCCTGAGCTAGGCCAGGGGAACAAACTGCTTACTACACTGATGGGGGGAGAAGCTCTTGAGAGACCTCCCCAGAACCTCTTCCCCCTCACTCCCACCCCTTCGGGAAGCTCCTTCAAGAATACATTGGACcaggtgtgggtgtgggctgcAGAAAATGTCCTCTTCTCATGGTTCATGGGGCGAGGGAAAAGACCTAGAGAAGCAGGAAACAGGGCTCCTTATTCCTGTTCATCCTGGCCACAGGGGCAAGGCCTGGTCTGATGACACAAGTCAGCTGGGACCAGACAAGCACGCCCGGGATGTCCCCTCACTTGATAAGTACGCCGAGGAGCGCTGGGAGGTGAGGAGTGGGCCTCTGTGGGCCTCCGCTGTGCGCCCTGTTCCCAGTAGCCCTAGAAACCCCAGTCTCCTGACCCTTTTCATCTCTAGGTGGTCTTGCATTTCATGGTGGGCTCCCCCAGTGCAGCTGTCAGCCAGGACCTGGCTCAACTCCTCAGCCAGGCCGGGCTTATGAAAAGGTGAGGAGGGCAGAGCATGGCTGCTCCCTGCTCAGCCATCTCCTTGGGTCTCAAATAAAGTGGGTATCTTCTGGGGCTAGGAGGGAGTGGAGAGAGTTGGCTGAGAGGAGAGGCCTAAGTTGGTGTAAGCAGACTAGGTGTAGCCCTTTGCAAGCTGCTACCATCAGCTCTCTCTGTCACTAGCACCGAACCCGGAGAGCCACCGTGTATCACTTCCGCTGGCTTCCAGTTCCTGCTCCTAGACACGCCTGCCCAGCTCTGGTACTTCATGCTGCAGTATCTGCAGACAGCCCAGGTAAGAGCCAGGGCCTAGGACGCTGCTCACTCTGCTCAGGTCCCTGAGTAACTACCAGCCTACGGTGCTCCTTaactccctctttctgtctcatGTCCTGTCTCTCTGCCGTTTCCTTCTCAGAGTCGGGGCATGGATCTAGTGGagattctctccttccttttccagcTCAGTTTCTCTACTCTTGGCAAGGTAAGTAGGGAGCGAGCTGGGGGACAGGGAGGTAAGGAGAGGTTATGGCGGAAGATGGTAATAACCACAGAACCACCCGAGaaggcaagaggaggaggagacaggctgGGTAGTGACCGTGGGTGTGTCATAGCCCCCGATGGCCATCTCTTCACCAGGACTACTCCGTGGAGGGGATGAGTGATTCTTTGTTGAACTTCCTGCAACACCTGCGTGAATTCGGGCTTGTTTTCCAGAGGAAGGTATGTACACCCAGCTGTAGGCCTCTAGGACAGTAGGGTGTTTGGGGTGCAGCCAAAAGACCTAGCTAGGACTGAGTGCTTGGGTCATTTGAGGGGGGGGAGGTTAAGGGCTGATGCGGGGGTCGGACCCCATCTTGCCCCATGTCCTTCCAGAGGAAGTCCCGGCGTTACTACCCCACACGCCTGGCCATCAACCTCTCATCTGGTGTCTCCGGGGCTGGGGGCACTGTGCACCAGCCTGGCTTCATTGTCGTCGAAACCAATTACAGACTGTATGCCTATACCGGTGAGtccgggtgggggtgggtgggcagggagtggggaggggaaggacacAGGAGAAAATGGCTGCCCACCTTCACTGGGTGGTCTATGTAGCTCCCTGGCATTCATCCCTACACTTGCCGGTGGGCAGGGCTGGAGGAAGGCAGGCTGGGCAGCCTCCTCACTCCTCCCCCTTCAACCCTGGGGCAGAGTCGGAGCTGCAGATCGCCCTCATTGCTCTTTTCTCCGAGATGCTCTATCGATTCCCCAACATGGTGGTGGCACAAGTGACCCGGGAGAGCGTGCAGCAGGCCATCGCCAGTGGCATCACTGCCCAGCAGGTATCCCTGCTTGGAGAGGAGGTCGGGTGGGGAAAGGGGCTGTGCTTGCCCTGGGGGGCAAAGGTGTTCCTTTCCTGGAAGCACAGGTCTGTCAGGGGAGGTGGTGAGTCACCTGGGTACCTGGGAAGGCGGGAAGGGAGGCGTCAAGCTGTGAATCTGCCTCACTCCACTGTTCACAGATGCTTTGTCTCTGCTAGCCTCACTCGGCTCCCTCCAGGAAGTAGCAGTCTGCCTCACAGGGGTGCTGCCTCACAGGGGTGCTGCCTCACAGGGGTGCTGCCTCACAGGGGTGCTGCCTCACAGGGGTGCTGCCTCACAGGGGTGCTGCCTCACAGGGGTGCTGCCTCACAGGGGTGCCGAAAGACTAGGTGCTAAGACTCTTGGCTCAGAGCCTGCCGAGCAGCAAGtgcttaaaatagaaagaaaaacaaggcaaGACTATGGAGAGAGCAGGAGTACCTAGAGGGGGTCACAGGCGTGACCTGGAAGTAACAGCTAGCAGGCATGGGTCCCGTCAGAGGGCTGTGGCTAGGAGAACACGGACATGCTGTTTCAGGGACATTAGGTGACCTCTCAGATGCCTTTCTACATTCTTGTGTTTTCCTAGATTATCCATTTCCTAAGGACCAGGGCCCATCCAGTGATGCTCAAACAGGTATGGATGGGTACAAAGGCTGGAGGCTGGCAGTCTGGGCACCTAGCAAGGGGAGGATGGATGAGGAACCAGAGACTGCTTTGGGCATTTGCCCTGGTCCTATAGCCTCACCCTTGTCCTGCAGACTCCTGTGCTGCCCCCCACCATAACAGACCAGATTCGGCTGTGGGAGCTGGAAAGGGACAGACTTCGGTTCACTGAAGGTGAGTGGCTCCTGCTGAGCTAATCTCGGTCTATTGGCTAAAGAGGTAAGGCCAGCAATTTCGCCATGGTAAATGAAAAAGGTTTTGtgcatttcatatttgtttcccctctgggaaggagaggaaactgaTCCTTTATTTTGATATATTGGTAGCAGGAAATATGTCCCCAACAGTGCAGTTTGGATTAAGTTAGGTGGGGGTAAGGGGAGGGGTaattcagccatctctctaggtgGGTGTGCATGTTTTTTCTTGTGGATTCTGTTGGCTTTTCGAGTGTCTGGATGCCACGGGTGTTAAAAGTTGAATAGTCGACTGTCCGTAGAGAATTAGAACTGTGGCCTGCagctcctgcctggatgctgctcgGAGGGGCCGAGACCACTGCAGCGCTCCTCACCTCCTGCCTGTCCCATCCGACCCCAGGCGTTCTGTACAACCAGTTCCTATCGCAAGTGGACTTTGAATTGCTGCTGGCCCACGCGCGGGAGCTGGGCGTGCTCGTGTTCGAGAACTCGGCCAAGCGGCTGATGGTGGTGACACCGGCGGGGCACAGCGACGTCAAGCGCTTCTGGAAGCGGCAGAAGCACAGCTCCTGAGCCGGCTGGGTCCGGCCCGGGGCGGGCGAGCGGGCGGGCAGCTTTCCAACTCAGGTGTATTTTGTTTACACATCGGGACATTTCTTGTTTAATAAAATTGTGGAAAAAAGCTATGCGGCTCCTGACGCCTGCCGACGTTTTCCATTCCAGCTCGGTGAAATCCACTTCTACACAGGAGCGAGAGTCTTCTGCGCATGCGTAGCCCCGCCCACGTACGCGCGCACGCCTCGGCGGTGCTCCTATCGCTCGGGAGTTCGCTGCGGCGTTCGCGGTAGATTCGCGTGGCCCAGGTTGAGACCTGGGTGTCCCTAGTTTCCGAACCCCAACCTTCGTGTCCTGGTGAGGGGCAGAGCTCCCGCCTCTTCCGGACGCCCTGGTTTCAATGACTCCAGAGTGCGGTCCCGCCGTGCGCTCCGCCCCTAGGCGGAAGGACGTAGAGTGAGAGGGTCCTGCGGGCCGGAGTGAAGGGTCGTGACCTCCTGCACCCCATGATCTAGTGAGCAGACCTCCACCCCTTCCTAAACACTCCCGATGCCTCATTTACCTCTGGCCTCTTTCCGGCCACCTCTCTGGGGGCTGAGGCCCTCATGGGGTCTCGCCAGGCCCCGGGCACTTTGTACACAACCGGAGCCCCACGGCTCCCCAGTCTCTCGGAGGAACCGTGAAGCCAAACAGAAGCGCCTGCGGGAGAAGCAGGCGGCCCTGGAGGCTGGGCTGGCTGAGAAGAGCAAGGTCAGGGGTCAGTCCTTGGGTCTCCCAAGACTTGGGAAGGGGCTGAAGGAGACTGGTGCTGGGATCCAGATGACTGGTGTATTGGGAATTGCacctcctccacacacacacacaccattgtttCCTCCCCGCAGACACCTGCAGTGCCCACTAAGGCCTGGAGTCACAAGGAAGTAGTATTGTATGAAATCCCCACCCGGCCAGGTGAAAAGAAAGGTAAAGTGTAGGGAATGTTTTTGCGACGTTGTTGCTCTTTGGTCTGCTAACACGCGGTTGAGAAGTGGATCTCTCTTCTGCTTCCACAGATGTTTCCGGGCCCCTGCCTCCTGCTTACAGCCCCCAATATGTTGAAGCAGCCTGGTACCAGTGGTGGGTGCGAGAGGGCTTCTTCAAACCAGAGTATCAGGTCAGTGCGCGGCAGAGGGCTTCTCCGAGGTCCCTAAGACAGAGTGGGTGGCCCTTGAACTTGGTGAGCACAGGCTAACTTCACAGCTGACCTTTATTTCTTTTGGCCCCtggctttcttttcattttccccGTATTGAATTTcccttttattattgttgtttttgttgatttccctctcattattattgttgttgttattattattgacaAGGTTTCTTTCTTGGTGTAGTCCTGGCCGTCCTGgagctctgtagactaggctggcctcaaattcagagatcaaccttcctctgccttccccaaGAGTGCTACTCCCCCATGCCTTCTTAAAGTTATTTTTGCCCCCAAGACACCAGAGGGTGCTGTTCCCCCAGGCAACATCCAGTTCTCCCTGGCTTCTGACTTCCTAATTCCTTCCAGGCAAGGCTGCCCCAAGCTACAGGGGAGACCTTTTCCATGTGTATCCCACCTCCCAATGTCACGGGCTCCCTGCACATTGGCCATGCGCTCACAGTGGCGATACAGGATGCTTTTGTGCGCTGGTGAGAGGAGACGGGGCTGCTGCCGTTCCCAAAGGGAAGGTTGGAGGGACCTGGGATGAGGATAAGTGAGCTCAGGGGTCCCCGTGGTGTTTCTATGGCAGGCACCGGATGCGTGGGGATCGTGTGCTGTGGATCCCCGGGTCAGATCATGCAGGAATTGCTACACAGGTGGGTCTTGTAGCCCCTCTCCTCTGCTTGGTTGAAAGAGCTGTCTTTATGTGAAGCAGCTGACTAGCTTTCATTTTCTCCCGATCCCACTTCAGGCTGTGGTGGAGAAACAGCTGTGGAGGGAGCGGAGAGTGCGGAGACACGAGCTGAGCCGGGAGGACTTCCTCAGGGCTGTGTGGCAGTGGAAACAGGAGTAAGTTGTCAGGGCCAGTGTGACTGGCTGAGTCTTTGCTTGTCAGCGCTACTGACCGACAGCATTccattcttcctgcctcagagcaGGGGCTCTGACGGATGGGGTGTCCGAGccaagagtgtgtgtgttagaatgTACACATTTGTATACTATGCTCAcgttaaaatatatacatttatgtgtgtgctaTGCTCACGTtagaatgcacacacaaacacactcgtGTGTATATGAATGGATATGTACAAATGTGTGGGTTCTTTTTACCCtccttgtcttgttttcttggacTTTGTTACCTCTCCTGTGCCCCTGGACCCTCCTACGTTTGTGGTCACGTACTTTTTTCTCTTGTGGCTGCTCCTGCATCCCACACGCCGTGGCATGGGCCTCATACATCCCAGCATAGCTGTGAATTGTAAACTTAGAACACTTTGAGGactttttgggttttcttttctttactgcATAATTCTCAAATGTGAACTTTTTCTACATGGCAGTGACATGTTTCTGTTATGCAGTATGTATGTACGTGCACACAACCCATGGGCTACAGCTTAGACACTACTGGCTGTAGCCCAAGATAGTCATCCATTGTGTGTGTTTCAGAACCCTGCAGAGACCTTTctgtatcttttattttaaagatttatttattatttataaatacattgtagctgtcttcagacaccagaagagggcatcagataccattacaggtggttgtgagccaccatggggtgctgggatttgaactcaggacctctggaagagcagtcagtgctctaaccactgagccatctgtagCCCTTTCTGTATCTTTTAGTCCTGGGTGTGTGGTTCTACCTCCGTGCACACTTCATCTCCTCTGGCGTTGGCGAGCAGCCATGGTTAGAGCCAGGAGCTGCTCTGGTCATATTTACTGATAGGACTCTCTGGTGCAGGAAAGGAGGGGAGATCTACGAGCAGCTGTGCGCCCTGGGCGCCTCTCTGGACTGGGATCGAGAGTGTTTCACCATGGATGCCGTGAGTTCACATCACAGTCCCTGTGGGTTTGGGGAGGGTGCTAGAGACCAGTGCAGGAAGTGTTGGGAGAGGGGTAAGGGAGTCCCTGGGTGCAACTGAGGGAGGATGTCAGGTGTGGACACTCAGATCATTCCAGGGCTCCTCAGCAGCTGTGACGGAAGCTTTTGTGCGACTCTATGACCTGGGATTGTTGTACCGGAACCGCCAGCTTGTCAACTGGTCATGTACTCTGAGATCGGCCATCTCAGACATTGAGGTGAGGGAGAAAGGCTGTCGGAGCCAGGTCCTTGCCATCATTGGCAGTGTCTGTGTTTGATTTTCCTGTGCTCTAATCGCTGGTTCTTCACCTGCCGGTCAGAGGGTGGTGTGCTGACCTGTAGGGATAGTATAAGTCAGAATTTTAGCAGCGCGAGGTGCTATGACTTTACTGTGGAAGATGGGTCCTCAGCcctctgggagggagggagggaagcaggatgGACAACTGTAGGACTCCTGGCTGTGAGcactagagagagagaaaggctgcTCTCTCATCCGCCTCCTCAATCCTCTAGGTAGAAAGCCGGCCCCTACCTGGCCGCACGGTGTTGCGGCTGCCCGGCTGCCCAATCCCCGTGTCTTTTGGGCTCCTGGTTTCCATTGCTTTCCCTGTGGATGGAGACCCTGGTGAGTGAGGTCCTGAGAGTTGCCGTCTCCCCTTTGCTTCCATTTTCTCGAGTGCCTAATGTTTCTGGGACCCCTGATAGGTTTGCACTGTTGTGGGTACTTATTCTGTGGGGAGAAAAGGCACATGGCCCTCTTCTTCTTTGGGGCTTAAAGTGTGACTCTGTGAGGTCTTTTCACTAAGAGGTGAAAGATTAGTTCAGAGCTAACGGCAGTGTACCTGTGACCacaggatttgggggcagaggtgggaggattccaagttcaaggctcacctggtctacatagcaagttccaagccagccacaGTTACATAAGGCCCTGTTAAAACAATGCAGAAGATTAGTTCTAAAGTGTAGTTCAGAGCAGGGAAAAAAGGCAGGctgctcccccatccccttcctgctCCACCTGTGTGGGAGAAAGGGTGCAGGGTGATAGTGTGACATCAGCGCTTG includes:
- the Gtf2h4 gene encoding general transcription factor IIH subunit 4 produces the protein MEITPARGGLNRAHLQCRNLQEFLGGLSPGVLDRLYGHPATCLAVFRELPSLAKNWVMRMLFLEQPLPQAAVALWVKKEFSKAQEESTGLLSGLRIWHTQLLPGGLQGLILNPVFRQNLRIALLGGGKAWSDDTSQLGPDKHARDVPSLDKYAEERWEVVLHFMVGSPSAAVSQDLAQLLSQAGLMKSTEPGEPPCITSAGFQFLLLDTPAQLWYFMLQYLQTAQSRGMDLVEILSFLFQLSFSTLGKDYSVEGMSDSLLNFLQHLREFGLVFQRKRKSRRYYPTRLAINLSSGVSGAGGTVHQPGFIVVETNYRLYAYTESELQIALIALFSEMLYRFPNMVVAQVTRESVQQAIASGITAQQIIHFLRTRAHPVMLKQTPVLPPTITDQIRLWELERDRLRFTEGVLYNQFLSQVDFELLLAHARELGVLVFENSAKRLMVVTPAGHSDVKRFWKRQKHSS
- the Vars2 gene encoding valine--tRNA ligase, mitochondrial isoform X3 — its product is MPHLPLASFRPPLWGLRPSWGLARPRALCTQPEPHGSPVSRRNREAKQKRLREKQAALEAGLAEKSKTPAVPTKAWSHKEVVLYEIPTRPGEKKDVSGPLPPAYSPQYVEAAWYQWWVREGFFKPEYQARLPQATGETFSMCIPPPNVTGSLHIGHALTVAIQDAFVRWHRMRGDRVLWIPGSDHAGIATQAVVEKQLWRERRVRRHELSREDFLRAVWQWKQEKGGEIYEQLCALGASLDWDRECFTMDAGSSAAVTEAFVRLYDLGLLYRNRQLVNWSCTLRSAISDIEVESRPLPGRTVLRLPGCPIPVSFGLLVSIAFPVDGDPGTEIVVGTTRPETLPGDVAVAVHPDDPRYTHLHGRQLRHPLTGQHLPLITDTTVQPHVGTGAVKVTPAHSPADAEMGTRHGLTPLSVIAEDGTMTSLCGDWLQGLHRFVAREKIMCTLRERGLFRGLQEHPMVLPICSRSGDVVEYLLKSQWFVRCQEMGDRAAKAVESGALELWPSFHQKSWQHWFAHIGDWCVSRQLWWGHQIPAYRVGGEKAEVSENQLSAGEPQSG
- the Vars2 gene encoding valine--tRNA ligase, mitochondrial isoform X4, whose protein sequence is MPHLPLASFRPPLWGLRPSWGLARPRALCTQPEPHGSPVSRRNREAKQKRLREKQAALEAGLAEKSKTPAVPTKAWSHKEVVLYEIPTRPGEKKDVSGPLPPAYSPQYVEAAWYQWWVREGFFKPEYQARLPQATGETFSMCIPPPNVTGSLHIGHALTVAIQDAFVRWHRMRGDRVLWIPGSDHAGIATQAVVEKQLWRERRVRRHELSREDFLRAVWQWKQEKGGEIYEQLCALGASLDWDRECFTMDAGSSAAVTEAFVRLYDLGLLYRNRQLVNWSCTLRSAISDIEVESRPLPGRTVLRLPGCPIPVSFGLLVSIAFPVDGDPGTEIVVGTTRPETLPGDVAVAVHPDDPRYTHLHGRQLRHPLTGQHLPLITDTTVQPHVGTGAVKVTPAHSPADAEMGTRHGLTPLSVIAEDGTMTSLCGDWLQGLHRFVAREKIMCTLRERGLFRGLQEHPMVLPICSRSGDVVEYLLKSQWFVRCQEMGDRAAKAVESGALELWPSFHQKSWQHWFAHIGDWCVSRQLWWGHQIPAYRVGGEKAERSLPLWRH
- the Gtf2h4 gene encoding general transcription factor IIH subunit 4 isoform X1 — translated: MVGSPSAAVSQDLAQLLSQAGLMKSTEPGEPPCITSAGFQFLLLDTPAQLWYFMLQYLQTAQSRGMDLVEILSFLFQLSFSTLGKDYSVEGMSDSLLNFLQHLREFGLVFQRKRKSRRYYPTRLAINLSSGVSGAGGTVHQPGFIVVETNYRLYAYTESELQIALIALFSEMLYRFPNMVVAQVTRESVQQAIASGITAQQIIHFLRTRAHPVMLKQTPVLPPTITDQIRLWELERDRLRFTEGVLYNQFLSQVDFELLLAHARELGVLVFENSAKRLMVVTPAGHSDVKRFWKRQKHSS